The Triticum aestivum cultivar Chinese Spring chromosome 7B, IWGSC CS RefSeq v2.1, whole genome shotgun sequence genome window below encodes:
- the LOC123160480 gene encoding SKP1-like protein 1 has protein sequence MAAVEGEKKMITLKSSDGQEFEVEEAVAMESQTIRHMIEDDCADNGIPLPNVDSKILSKIIEYCKKHVQASPKPADSGAAADANSSTSTAAPASAEDLKSFDAEFVKVDQATLFDLILAANYLNIKGLLDLTCQTVADMIKDKTPEEIRKIFNIKNDFTPEEEAEIRRENQWAFE, from the coding sequence ATGGCGGCCGTGGAAGGCGAGAAGAAGATGATCACGCTCAAGAGCTCGGACGGTCAGGAGTTCGAGGTTGAGGAGGCGGTTGCCATGGAGTCGCAGACCATCCGCCACATGATTGAGGATGACTGCGCCGACAACGGCATCCCGCTCCCCAACGTCGACTCAAAGATCCTCTCCAAGATCATTGAGTATTGCAAGAAGCACGTCCAGGCCAGCCCCAAACCGGCTGACTCCGGTGCCGCCGCTGACGCCAACTCCTCCACCTCTACTGCAGCCCCCGCCTCCGCCGAGGACCTCAAGAGCTTTGATGCTGAGTTTGTCAAGGTCGACCAGGCCACCCTTTTCGACCTCATCCTGGCTGCAAACTACCTCAACATTAAGGGATTGCTCGACCTTACTTGCCAGACTGTTGCTGACATGATCAAGGACAAGACTCCGGAGGAGATCCGCAAGATTTTTAACATTAAAAATGATTTCACAcctgaggaggaggcggagatCCGCAGGGAGAACCAGTGGGCTTTTGAGTAG